Part of the Lycium ferocissimum isolate CSIRO_LF1 chromosome 6, AGI_CSIRO_Lferr_CH_V1, whole genome shotgun sequence genome, TCTGTGAAGGAATGCAACCTAATGGTGCAAGCCCATGAAACACCATCTTTCTTGCTCCAAGTTGATGAAGACTCTAAAATTcaagaatataagaaaaattTAATCTTTTTCACTACTATGTTTGGTTTCCATTATAAAATCTTGCATTgctaatttattattttgtttttatcatTAAACTCTGAATAACTTACTGTGAATTGTTCACCTAAGGTTGAGGTTAGGAGCTCTACGAATTCGTCGTGTGTGTACTGTTGCCCAGCTGCTAAAAAGGGTTGCAGGAAATTGTTGACATAGTCATTGCTACCTGAAAAGTTTACAACAAGTTGGCATCAGAGCACTAGTTTTTTTGCCAAATACATTACCAAGAGAGGAATTTGTTTATAGTTTTTATTGCTGTCCACAAAGTTATGCTATTATGTTGCTGGGATTCCTTAAAAGGTATCTTGTTGCATGCGGATCTAAATCTAGGCGCATTTAATGATCGAGGAGACAAAGGCTTGAACATGCATACCCATTCCAATGAAGTAGACAGCTTCATTAACATGTTTTTCTGCAGCTTCTTCTCCAATTTTAGACTTGATTGCTTCCTTTGTCTTCTCAAAGCTCTTTATTTgatcatcaaatgtcattctcTGAATCTGTTTGCAGATAACAAATTTAGAATCAAttggaaatgaaattaattagagaatttagattttttttttttaaaaggaaatgaTTGTTACAAAATAGAGTCCAGTGTCATTGAGAATTCCAGCTCCACCAGATGCATAATTCACCCCTTTCAAGATTGCATCGTCATTTGGTGCTAAAGAAAGATATGGGGGTGGTGATTGAATCCCAAGTTTTGCAGCTGcaagttgaagaggaaaaaaaaaagagtcaaaaatcaacccattttctagTAACTCATTCATCCCGATTAAGTTTAAACGAGTTGAATTATGACCTATTTGTTGTTTTGACTAAACGGCTTGAACTCGAAACGACTCATCAAACTATAGGGCTCAAAACGGTCAAACTAGCTTAAATCGGAAGGTCAAAATGCAACTCAAATCCAGACGTACAAAACAAAATATGATGATTGGGAATTatgtaaatttgaaaataaaaatgtactaacttcacattttttttttttttaaaagaagaataaaaggTGGCTTGGACATTGGGTTATGACCCGTCATTTGAACCCACTCCACCCAACCAAACTTTTGGACGACTTGGCTCATGACCACTTTACGGTGCTTGATCCGTTTTGGTCTATATCGCTTCGATTCTTTAAAAATATCACAGTAGCTGCGTTGTGagggatcctccaaaagtaccGCATTTTTGTAATAACGCACCACGCCGCATCGATATTTTCAAGACTCCGAGAACATGCATTTTAATCCAACCCGCCTATATGCCACCTggaaataagaggaaaaaaagaagttacTCAAGATTATGAAGCATAAGTCCATAGAAATTACATATGATATCACCAATTGTCCTTCCATTAGTGAATCTACCAGTAGCTTTTCCACCTTCATAATCAATTCCATAAAAAGGGTAATTAGATTTGGCTAGAGATTGCAAATAATTGTTGTTCCCAACTTCTGTCAATGAGTCCCCAAATACATATGTTACTACTGATTCTCCAGCTGAAGCCACAGATACAACAATTCCAAGGATAAAAAATCCAAGAACTTGAGCTAAATTAACCATTTGAACAACTCGAAAAGCTCGTTCTCGCTTATGGAAATTAGAAAC contains:
- the LOC132058927 gene encoding GDSL esterase/lipase At5g37690 isoform X2, whose product is MVNLAQVLGFFILGIVVSVASAGESVVTYVFGDSLTEVGNNNYLQSLAKSNYPFYGIDYEGGKATGRFTNGRTIGDIISAKLGIQSPPPYLSLAPNDDAILKGVNYASGGAGILNDTGLYFIQRMTFDDQIKSFEKTKEAIKSKIGEEAAEKHVNEAVYFIGMGSNDYVNNFLQPFLAAGQQYTHDEFVELLTSTLGEQFTSLHQLGARKMVFHGLAPLGCIPSQRVKSTRGICLKHVNLWVQEFNSKVKQLAATLNKQLPYAQISFADTYPIVLDLIENPTAYVLEGYVCQTQSCARIEESMFFGMHFIQQMQQIKCLQIEFFPPYLIRPLALHQHLLFESFFQ
- the LOC132058927 gene encoding GDSL esterase/lipase At5g37690 isoform X1 → MVNLAQVLGFFILGIVVSVASAGESVVTYVFGDSLTEVGNNNYLQSLAKSNYPFYGIDYEGGKATGRFTNGRTIGDIISAKLGIQSPPPYLSLAPNDDAILKGVNYASGGAGILNDTGLYFIQRMTFDDQIKSFEKTKEAIKSKIGEEAAEKHVNEAVYFIGMGSNDYVNNFLQPFLAAGQQYTHDEFVELLTSTLGEQFTSLHQLGARKMVFHGLAPLGCIPSQRVKSTRGICLKHVNLWVQEFNSKVKQLAATLNKQLPYAQISFADTYPIVLDLIENPTAYGFKISNTSCCNVDTSIGGLCLPNSKLCKNRREYVFWDAFHPTDAANQVLADRIFSSLSHQASSPAPAPSIRKFLSVRT